The following proteins are encoded in a genomic region of Aquella oligotrophica:
- a CDS encoding lytic transglycosylase domain-containing protein translates to MRKLVFSLMIISSSTFASSTQWLNASQYYSKNSTSNLAYLKQTNPNDIIIGYFNAAANLASNNPEPAVNLVNKYGDDNYFSVDLMHQLLTYFFNNQSWKQYIAVYDNLPTKQASVNETCGYDTANFALSNGVTDKSNYKWLTSNKMPLWCVSLVASRLNDGSLSKSYLQPFLYNLVSNGQTAQFNQLATTFNYAKVNFSSSIPASSLSNRYQIVYRITNLAIKDPDRAYTELANSGADKFTRQYLFNQIAANLAAKQMFSLAKKAIDNGSNDYLSDDDYEWRVRTYLASSSWQDVLDTIDSMPTKLQEKSTWRYWKAYSLSSLGDKNAAKEELQKIPSDYSYYSLLAQSELHKSPDITANPPSGKLSSIDYAEDASISFNLYTIGKKNGNAYLVRLATQSLYYIIGKSNERDIGIISKTALDMGWNEMGIYAGNKCGSKYASLSFPILFSQQYKRYSQSYNISMSYPMAVTRQESRFNPNALAADGGVGLMQIMPGTASYIAKKTGSSNCYKNYDCNIKFGSWYLGHLYDKFGNNIIYSTAGYNAGPGRAHRWQQAFNSLDNRVQIELIPFKITRDYVQKVLTNKIVYDARLSNSKQVDLIDYLNRMNTKDSTYIIDDDNNIGDGSVVQ, encoded by the coding sequence ATGAGAAAATTAGTATTCAGTTTAATGATAATCAGCAGTAGCACCTTCGCCTCCAGCACACAATGGCTAAATGCCAGTCAGTACTATTCAAAAAACAGCACCAGCAATCTGGCTTACCTGAAACAAACTAATCCTAATGATATAATAATAGGCTACTTCAATGCTGCGGCAAATCTGGCTTCAAACAATCCAGAACCAGCGGTTAATCTAGTCAACAAATACGGAGATGATAATTATTTTAGTGTAGATTTAATGCACCAACTCCTCACCTACTTTTTTAATAATCAAAGCTGGAAACAATACATCGCCGTCTATGATAATTTACCAACCAAGCAGGCTTCAGTTAATGAAACTTGTGGCTATGACACGGCAAATTTTGCTTTATCCAACGGAGTAACAGATAAAAGTAATTATAAATGGCTAACTAGTAATAAAATGCCTCTTTGGTGTGTATCACTAGTTGCATCAAGACTAAATGATGGCAGCCTTAGTAAAAGTTATTTACAGCCTTTTCTCTATAACCTCGTAAGTAATGGTCAAACCGCACAGTTCAATCAATTGGCAACGACCTTCAATTATGCCAAAGTTAATTTCTCCTCGAGTATCCCCGCTTCCAGCTTGAGTAACCGCTACCAGATAGTATATAGAATTACCAATCTAGCTATAAAAGATCCAGACCGGGCATATACTGAATTAGCTAATTCAGGTGCAGACAAATTTACCAGACAGTATTTATTTAATCAAATTGCGGCCAACTTGGCAGCAAAACAGATGTTCAGTTTAGCAAAAAAAGCCATCGACAATGGAAGTAATGATTACTTATCCGATGATGATTATGAGTGGCGCGTACGGACATATCTTGCGAGTAGCAGCTGGCAGGATGTCCTTGACACCATAGATTCGATGCCAACAAAGTTACAAGAAAAATCAACTTGGCGATACTGGAAAGCATACTCACTAAGTAGCTTAGGGGATAAAAATGCCGCCAAAGAAGAACTTCAGAAAATTCCTAGTGATTATAGCTATTACTCACTACTTGCTCAATCTGAATTACATAAGTCACCAGACATAACAGCTAACCCACCCAGTGGCAAATTATCGAGCATTGACTATGCTGAGGATGCAAGTATAAGTTTTAATTTATACACAATTGGCAAAAAGAATGGAAATGCTTACTTAGTGAGACTTGCAACTCAAAGTCTTTATTATATAATTGGCAAATCCAATGAACGTGATATCGGTATTATTAGTAAAACTGCATTAGATATGGGTTGGAATGAAATGGGTATCTATGCAGGGAATAAATGTGGCTCAAAATATGCCAGTCTGAGTTTCCCGATTCTCTTTAGCCAACAGTATAAACGCTATAGCCAATCATACAATATTAGCATGAGCTACCCAATGGCAGTTACTAGACAAGAAAGCCGTTTTAACCCTAACGCCTTAGCCGCTGATGGTGGTGTAGGTTTAATGCAAATCATGCCAGGTACTGCAAGTTATATTGCCAAGAAAACTGGCTCAAGTAACTGTTACAAAAACTATGATTGCAATATAAAATTTGGTTCATGGTATTTAGGACACTTATATGATAAATTTGGCAACAATATTATCTATTCTACTGCGGGATATAATGCAGGTCCGGGACGTGCACACCGCTGGCAACAGGCATTTAATAGTTTAGATAATCGAGTACAGATTGAACTGATTCCATTTAAGATCACTCGAGATTACGTACAGAAAGTTCTCACCAACAAGATTGTTTATGATGCCAGACTAAGTAATAGCAAACAAGTTGATCTGATTGACTATCTAAACCGTATGAATACCAAAGACTCTACCTATATCATCGATGATGATAATAATATCGGTGATGGTTCTGTAGTTCAATAA
- a CDS encoding trimeric intracellular cation channel family protein: MLSTQYIDHINTLLEIFLICGVTACSISGALRAIDSRMDITGALLLAFVISNAGGTFRDLILNAPVFWIKSHFYIWLSIAIGAATFILCSFNTRLLTSRTLNKLVLITDAIGLGVFCLAGIEKSFLMGQNFSIAIIMGIWTAVGGGIIADVIANRVPLVFSSELYITVSLLGGILYIALGSMMLHALAAFIAVLFMVALRILSVKYGWKLPIIKT, translated from the coding sequence ATGTTAAGCACTCAATATATAGACCACATTAATACGCTTCTTGAGATTTTTCTGATTTGCGGAGTTACCGCCTGTTCCATCAGCGGCGCACTGCGCGCAATAGACTCAAGAATGGATATTACCGGAGCACTATTACTGGCTTTTGTAATTTCCAATGCCGGTGGAACATTTCGGGATCTTATTTTAAATGCTCCAGTATTTTGGATAAAAAGTCATTTTTACATCTGGCTAAGTATTGCGATTGGAGCTGCAACGTTCATTCTCTGTTCCTTTAATACTAGGCTGTTAACCAGCCGAACCTTAAATAAACTGGTTCTTATCACTGATGCCATCGGATTAGGGGTGTTCTGTCTTGCTGGAATTGAAAAATCTTTTCTAATGGGACAAAATTTCTCAATTGCTATCATAATGGGTATATGGACAGCTGTTGGAGGTGGAATCATTGCCGATGTAATTGCTAACCGGGTTCCGTTAGTATTCTCCAGTGAGTTGTATATTACAGTGTCACTACTTGGAGGAATTCTTTATATAGCTTTAGGCAGTATGATGCTTCATGCTCTGGCAGCATTTATTGCGGTATTATTTATGGTTGCATTAAGAATACTAAGTGTAAAATATGGCTGGAAACTACCTATAATTAAAACCTGA
- a CDS encoding HU family DNA-binding protein: MNKAELIEAIAKKADISKVKAGEAIDAFVDSVTAALKSGDTVTLVGFGSFSTAARAARVGRNPKTGKEIKIAATVTPKFKPGKSLKEAVASGKKK; the protein is encoded by the coding sequence ATGAACAAGGCAGAACTAATTGAAGCGATAGCAAAAAAAGCAGACATTTCTAAAGTAAAAGCTGGTGAAGCTATTGATGCTTTTGTAGATAGTGTAACTGCAGCACTAAAATCTGGTGATACAGTAACTCTAGTTGGTTTTGGTTCATTCTCTACTGCTGCTCGTGCTGCTCGTGTTGGTCGCAACCCTAAAACAGGTAAAGAGATCAAGATTGCAGCAACGGTTACTCCTAAGTTTAAACCAGGTAAATCTTTGAAAGAAGCTGTTGCATCTGGGAAAAAGAAATAA
- a CDS encoding surface-adhesin E family protein produces MKQIYTISILISLMLGLSSCATKSSSKSYKGKKSSVPKVPAKQIPGGTTDNWRYLGTSQDGQIAVEVSESSITKTDNKVKFQDRKTITNSPPKTSSGALGNYKYSLSWWNMDCATKQYYIANTAIYDDFGKLIKIYSFNSTQPINISSGSIAELQYNYVCQDKNRQIGY; encoded by the coding sequence ATGAAACAAATTTATACAATATCTATTCTTATTAGCCTAATGCTGGGCTTAAGTAGTTGTGCAACCAAATCTAGCAGTAAATCATATAAAGGGAAAAAAAGTAGTGTCCCTAAAGTACCAGCCAAGCAAATTCCAGGTGGAACTACAGATAATTGGCGATATTTGGGAACTAGTCAAGATGGTCAAATTGCAGTCGAAGTTAGTGAATCCAGCATTACCAAAACTGATAATAAAGTAAAATTTCAGGATCGTAAAACGATTACGAACAGCCCCCCTAAAACATCAAGTGGCGCACTTGGTAATTATAAATACAGTCTATCATGGTGGAATATGGACTGTGCAACAAAACAATACTATATTGCAAATACTGCCATTTATGATGATTTTGGCAAATTAATTAAAATTTATAGTTTTAATAGCACGCAACCAATAAATATTAGTAGTGGTTCAATTGCAGAACTACAATATAATTATGTTTGTCAGGATAAAAATCGGCAAATCGGCTATTGA
- a CDS encoding M15 family metallopeptidase, producing MNNKLSRRCLFLFLLCTSYNIYAEDDAYISIVDKRPSDMINVKDVIPEIQVDMRYFGSYNFVGKPIVDYKKPVCLLTRKAALALKKAEDKLVQLGLTFKVYDCYRPQNAVDSFVVWAESIGDTKMKQVFYPAVDKKNLFRGNYIAYQSGHSRGSTLDLTIVPLNSIIPPYPTNNKLSNCNLNIKQRPADNSLDFGTGFDCFSPASHPDYLAISPQARANRLLLKSLMNEAGFRHLDSEWWHFTLREEPYPETFFNFPVE from the coding sequence TTGAACAATAAATTAAGCAGAAGATGTTTATTTCTATTCTTATTGTGTACTAGTTATAATATTTATGCAGAGGATGATGCTTATATTTCAATAGTGGATAAACGTCCTAGTGATATGATCAATGTAAAGGATGTTATTCCTGAGATTCAGGTAGACATGCGTTATTTTGGTAGTTATAATTTTGTTGGTAAGCCTATTGTTGATTATAAGAAGCCAGTATGTCTTTTGACTCGGAAAGCTGCATTAGCATTGAAAAAGGCTGAAGATAAGTTGGTTCAATTAGGATTAACTTTTAAGGTTTATGACTGTTATCGCCCGCAAAATGCAGTAGATAGCTTTGTTGTTTGGGCAGAGTCAATTGGTGATACAAAAATGAAACAGGTATTTTATCCTGCGGTTGATAAGAAAAATCTTTTTCGTGGAAACTATATTGCCTATCAATCTGGGCATAGCAGGGGGAGTACGCTAGATCTTACTATTGTTCCATTAAATAGCATAATACCTCCTTATCCGACTAATAATAAATTAAGTAATTGTAATTTGAACATAAAGCAGCGACCTGCTGATAATAGTCTTGATTTTGGCACTGGGTTTGACTGTTTTAGCCCTGCATCACATCCGGATTACCTTGCTATATCACCACAAGCACGCGCTAACCGCTTGTTACTAAAGAGCTTAATGAATGAAGCTGGTTTTCGCCATCTGGATAGTGAATGGTGGCATTTTACCTTGCGTGAAGAGCCATATCCCGAGACTTTTTTTAATTTTCCGGTTGAATAG
- a CDS encoding LysR family transcriptional regulator: protein MYDEILIFIDLVNRGGFTEVARHLDINQSTVSRKIQQIEKKLGLILIKRNVRQFELTEHGEKLYSLFKGYNGEVSRLLGFLNNADETIQGKLHVALPITFSRYAISPHISEFARKNPKLRLKLHFHHNEVNMLKENYDIVITSHVPRQQTQKLRIIHKVKIILCCSRKYIDNFGLLSDFTSVDKHNFLCQSVASNTMFNELSMFRESDNIKIGNIKIKSNIHLSNYMHAKIIIKNGDYIAAMPEEYIKSELDCGEFIRILPEYYFGYINFYLLKNIEDSDARFIKFREFIDDCMRKYLLISAEYRENV, encoded by the coding sequence ATGTATGATGAAATCCTGATTTTTATAGATTTGGTAAATCGTGGTGGTTTTACCGAAGTTGCTCGACATTTGGATATCAATCAATCCACTGTTAGTCGTAAAATTCAGCAAATTGAGAAGAAGCTAGGTTTAATCCTCATTAAAAGAAATGTTCGTCAATTTGAACTGACTGAACATGGTGAAAAGTTATATAGTCTTTTCAAGGGTTATAATGGCGAAGTTAGTCGCTTATTGGGGTTTCTAAATAATGCTGATGAAACTATTCAGGGTAAACTTCATGTTGCGTTACCAATAACATTTTCCCGTTATGCAATTAGTCCACATATTAGTGAATTTGCTCGGAAAAATCCCAAGCTTAGGTTAAAACTTCATTTTCATCATAATGAAGTTAATATGTTAAAAGAAAATTATGATATTGTAATAACCTCGCATGTTCCACGACAACAAACTCAGAAATTGAGAATTATTCATAAAGTTAAAATTATTTTGTGCTGTTCCCGTAAGTATATAGATAATTTCGGGCTGCTATCCGATTTTACCAGTGTTGATAAACATAATTTTCTTTGTCAGTCAGTGGCAAGTAATACCATGTTTAATGAGTTATCGATGTTTAGAGAGTCTGATAATATTAAAATAGGAAATATTAAGATTAAAAGTAATATTCACCTTAGTAATTATATGCATGCCAAGATAATTATAAAAAATGGAGATTATATTGCTGCCATGCCAGAAGAGTATATAAAAAGTGAACTAGATTGTGGTGAATTCATTCGGATTCTACCAGAATATTATTTTGGTTATATTAATTTTTATTTACTTAAAAACATTGAAGATAGTGATGCGAGATTTATAAAATTCAGGGAGTTTATTGATGATTGTATGAGAAAGTATTTACTCATATCTGCTGAATATCGGGAGAATGTTTAG
- a CDS encoding LysR family transcriptional regulator, with protein sequence MLEDIFLYVKLVDSGGFAEVAKYIGINQSTVSRRIKALEKELDTILIKRNTRQFELTPKGKVLYDNFRGQEQYVEELLSKLYQETTNVSGTLNVVLPVAFASYAITPYLGEFIRNNPRFNLNIYYRYSEINMVKEAIDLAIVSFLPRGVSLKPHKIHSSKGIICCSKEYIKKYGTLSGFEPLNRNTANQLIDEGKHIIVTPILQEDTKPGTTIIYNEKTGDEIRVSMPARLAVNNFLHAKMLVLSGTVIAGLPEDFIREELATGEIIRLLPDYNIGYVDYYLISNIKESDRRYQLFYQFIKECLDRLTIRPLS encoded by the coding sequence ATGCTTGAAGATATTTTTCTTTATGTCAAACTTGTTGATTCTGGTGGTTTTGCGGAGGTTGCCAAATATATAGGGATAAACCAGTCTACGGTTAGTCGGCGAATAAAAGCACTAGAGAAAGAACTAGATACCATACTTATCAAACGAAATACCAGACAGTTTGAGCTTACCCCAAAAGGGAAAGTTCTTTATGATAATTTTAGGGGGCAGGAACAATACGTTGAAGAGCTGCTGTCCAAACTTTACCAGGAAACGACAAATGTCTCCGGGACACTGAATGTGGTATTGCCAGTGGCATTTGCAAGTTATGCAATTACCCCTTATCTTGGCGAGTTTATTCGGAACAATCCTAGATTTAATCTTAATATTTACTACCGCTACTCTGAAATAAATATGGTGAAGGAAGCAATTGATTTGGCAATAGTCTCTTTTCTTCCGCGTGGAGTTTCATTAAAACCACATAAAATCCATAGTAGTAAGGGTATTATCTGCTGTTCTAAAGAGTACATAAAAAAATACGGAACTCTATCTGGATTTGAACCATTAAATCGAAATACCGCTAATCAGTTGATAGATGAAGGCAAGCATATAATTGTAACGCCGATTTTACAGGAAGATACTAAACCGGGAACGACAATTATTTATAATGAAAAAACTGGTGATGAAATCAGGGTTTCAATGCCAGCGCGGCTAGCGGTTAATAATTTTTTGCATGCTAAAATGCTCGTGTTATCTGGTACTGTTATTGCTGGGCTACCAGAAGATTTTATTCGGGAAGAGCTTGCCACTGGTGAAATAATTCGGTTGTTGCCTGATTATAATATTGGTTATGTTGACTATTATTTAATCAGTAATATTAAAGAAAGTGACAGACGTTATCAGTTATTTTATCAATTTATTAAAGAGTGTTTAGATAGATTGACTATTAGACCTCTTTCCTAA
- a CDS encoding exodeoxyribonuclease V subunit gamma, with protein MEKISNNIMFFQSSQLGEENISPGLFDIFYAHLSESRRSSIFSKLQVIVPNHAFAVYLRDRVTKADGISANLDFVVLVGTVLENIYLENNPDAQLFDFRQSRFIIYEYLLNTSFDDLEESEELKNYIIVDGVINKFRAYQLASQLQQIFHEYLYLRTHELIHLEKAKLPHWQKQIFRHLSDSIGSRKLFIDIYQYFIQLDLNDNSLKLPERLYLFGLTSVYPSQLEIIIKISQKIPVYWYYQPCSYEYYGDLLSTKARSSLEQKLLRKPDLSLDDLYLLDGNPLLANLGQQSREFIELLRANDVEVYSFNTEFSEKKQAATMLEIIQDDIRNLKYRVRNEYRLSKDNLFYMDPVKLLSGSDECVSDLPNGKTSIKINICHNRMREVQVLFNELSDILSDGSGIIPQDILITAPDIDDYATYIRAVFDNETAYTSSGIHLKIPYHITGHREQGDYKVLETLKLLLNLPYQLPVNYLLELLMQTEIRDSLFLDNDDIETIKGWFIDNRVNFGFNEKDYEPYGYQNFSVHSFKTLLQNIVSGACLSEDVLISANHVPLYRFAEVVVVPYDNIDSGQIELCSKLIGLIDLLFRIREFLYLEHNLYREFSIDELHEVFALLQEQLLNNPESGLLLNKFIGSILDINSEIKINLLIVNQIIDDYMSEIKNKIRFESKITCASLQYMRNIPHRVIYMLGLNFGEFPAIYQPNQLSILAKEWHLADRNYNIEDKQAFLDTILSARERLIISYIGRKETDNSEIKPSPILSLFMNVLGQSFTNFWDEGDPMKPRYNYRNIIYQHSLHPFYNNHSFNYSEFWQKLARITTEKAQNLRWEFSGTQQISLTSEQKQILYQPKLVDLVATFCYSNRNLYRTLGINTFINEIELEDRESIAIFDRNLAKEIFKFFECYLQKASLSELSEYLQAKGVLAYDHIGKLQFDYYARIYQLYKANCGNSLNKFYLEYPVTKGEETIDIILQDEVFVEGNAIIITPGFEQISDRELPTKLEEVSYSLKIRALICGLLLQCDVKFDAGIKPDSVIIRLIRNNAEIRNFPVYVQESSSLFDMVIKYYLRSLTYPVLIHKSAIAEYAKRISEVDRKGNLKNTREDCLRLAKAKYLVDFNNFELDGLREDIIFSSIAEDYFEFIDSSGSINDIARIAELLSHLRG; from the coding sequence ATGGAAAAAATTTCTAATAATATAATGTTTTTTCAAAGTAGTCAGCTTGGAGAGGAAAACATATCTCCGGGCTTATTTGATATTTTTTATGCACATCTGAGTGAGTCTAGGCGTAGTAGTATTTTTAGCAAATTACAAGTAATTGTACCCAATCATGCTTTTGCCGTATATCTACGTGATCGGGTGACTAAAGCTGATGGAATCTCGGCTAATCTTGATTTTGTGGTACTTGTTGGTACGGTACTTGAAAATATTTATCTTGAGAATAATCCTGATGCCCAATTATTTGATTTTAGACAATCGCGCTTTATTATTTACGAATATTTATTAAATACCAGTTTTGATGATTTAGAAGAATCTGAAGAGTTAAAAAATTATATAATAGTTGATGGAGTGATTAATAAATTCAGGGCTTACCAGTTGGCAAGCCAGTTACAACAAATTTTTCACGAGTATCTTTATTTACGAACACATGAATTAATTCATCTTGAAAAGGCAAAATTACCTCACTGGCAGAAACAGATATTTAGACACTTATCTGATTCTATTGGCAGTCGGAAATTATTTATAGATATTTATCAATATTTCATTCAGCTTGATTTAAATGATAATTCTCTCAAACTACCAGAACGTCTGTATCTGTTTGGTCTAACTTCGGTATATCCGTCGCAGCTTGAAATAATTATCAAAATTAGCCAGAAGATTCCTGTTTACTGGTACTATCAGCCGTGCTCGTATGAGTATTATGGAGACCTTTTATCTACAAAAGCTCGCTCAAGCCTTGAGCAGAAATTGCTTCGTAAGCCTGATTTGAGTCTGGATGATTTATATCTGCTCGATGGTAATCCACTACTGGCAAATCTTGGGCAGCAGTCGCGAGAATTTATTGAATTACTTCGGGCTAATGATGTTGAAGTTTACAGCTTTAATACTGAATTCAGTGAAAAAAAGCAAGCAGCTACAATGCTTGAGATCATTCAGGATGACATTCGTAATCTAAAGTATCGGGTACGAAATGAATATCGTTTGAGTAAAGATAATCTGTTTTATATGGATCCAGTCAAACTACTTTCTGGATCTGATGAATGTGTTTCTGATCTCCCTAATGGTAAAACAAGCATTAAGATAAATATCTGTCATAACAGGATGCGTGAAGTACAGGTTCTTTTTAATGAGCTATCTGATATTCTGTCTGACGGTTCCGGAATTATACCTCAAGATATTCTTATTACAGCACCGGATATAGATGACTATGCTACATATATTCGAGCAGTATTTGATAATGAAACGGCTTATACTTCATCTGGCATTCATCTGAAGATTCCATATCATATAACCGGGCATCGTGAGCAAGGTGATTACAAGGTTCTTGAAACCTTGAAGTTACTGTTAAATTTGCCTTATCAATTGCCAGTTAATTATCTGCTTGAGTTATTGATGCAGACAGAAATAAGGGATAGTCTTTTTCTTGATAATGATGATATTGAGACAATAAAAGGCTGGTTTATTGATAACCGGGTTAATTTTGGTTTTAATGAAAAAGATTACGAACCTTATGGTTATCAAAATTTTTCGGTACATAGTTTTAAGACTTTATTGCAAAATATTGTTAGTGGTGCTTGTCTTAGTGAAGATGTGCTGATTTCAGCTAATCATGTTCCCCTTTATCGGTTTGCAGAAGTGGTCGTGGTGCCTTATGACAATATTGATAGTGGGCAAATTGAATTATGTAGTAAGCTGATTGGGTTAATTGATCTTTTATTCAGGATCCGGGAATTCCTTTATCTTGAACATAACTTGTATCGTGAGTTTTCAATTGACGAGCTACATGAGGTTTTTGCTTTATTACAAGAGCAATTATTAAATAATCCTGAATCAGGACTATTATTAAATAAATTTATCGGCTCAATACTGGATATTAATTCAGAGATTAAAATAAACCTTTTAATTGTCAATCAGATAATTGATGATTATATGTCTGAAATTAAGAATAAAATCCGTTTTGAGAGTAAAATTACCTGTGCTTCATTACAGTATATGCGAAATATTCCCCATCGGGTAATTTATATGTTGGGGCTTAATTTTGGTGAATTTCCAGCAATTTATCAACCTAATCAGTTAAGTATCCTTGCCAAAGAGTGGCATCTTGCTGATCGTAACTATAATATTGAGGATAAGCAAGCTTTTCTGGATACAATACTTTCTGCACGCGAGCGGTTGATTATTAGCTATATTGGGCGAAAAGAAACTGACAACAGTGAAATTAAGCCCTCACCGATATTGAGTTTATTCATGAATGTTTTGGGGCAAAGTTTTACTAATTTCTGGGATGAGGGAGATCCTATGAAGCCTAGGTATAATTACAGAAATATTATTTATCAGCACTCATTGCATCCGTTTTATAATAACCATAGCTTCAATTATTCGGAATTTTGGCAAAAATTAGCTAGAATTACTACAGAAAAAGCACAAAATTTGCGTTGGGAATTTAGTGGAACTCAACAAATTAGTCTTACTAGTGAACAAAAGCAGATTTTATACCAGCCAAAATTAGTCGATCTGGTTGCGACTTTTTGTTATTCCAATCGAAACTTATATCGGACATTGGGAATCAATACTTTCATCAATGAAATTGAGCTGGAGGATAGAGAAAGTATCGCTATTTTTGATCGTAATCTGGCTAAAGAAATATTTAAATTTTTTGAATGTTATTTGCAAAAGGCATCATTATCAGAGTTGTCTGAATATTTGCAGGCAAAAGGAGTTCTTGCATATGATCATATCGGAAAATTACAGTTTGATTATTATGCTAGAATTTACCAATTATATAAAGCAAATTGCGGAAATAGCTTAAACAAATTTTATCTTGAGTACCCTGTGACTAAGGGCGAGGAAACCATTGACATTATACTTCAGGATGAGGTATTTGTCGAAGGTAATGCAATAATAATTACTCCAGGATTTGAGCAGATTAGTGATCGGGAATTACCCACTAAGCTGGAAGAGGTTAGCTATTCGTTGAAAATCCGGGCATTAATTTGTGGTCTTTTGTTGCAATGTGATGTTAAATTTGACGCTGGAATCAAGCCAGATAGTGTAATAATCAGGCTGATCCGTAATAATGCTGAAATTCGTAACTTTCCTGTGTATGTACAGGAATCATCAAGTCTTTTTGATATGGTTATTAAGTATTATTTGAGAAGTTTGACATATCCAGTATTAATTCATAAGTCAGCAATTGCTGAATATGCGAAAAGAATTAGCGAAGTTGATAGGAAAGGAAACCTCAAAAACACCCGTGAAGATTGCCTGCGACTTGCAAAAGCTAAATATTTGGTTGATTTTAATAATTTTGAGCTAGATGGTTTGCGTGAGGACATTATTTTCTCATCAATTGCTGAGGATTACTTTGAGTTTATAGATAGTAGTGGTTCTATTAATGATATAGCCCGGATTGCTGAATTATTAAGTCATTTACGTGGTTAA